From the genome of Kiloniellales bacterium, one region includes:
- a CDS encoding gamma carbonic anhydrase family protein, protein MLIEHQGKAPKVHATAQVARTAVLSGEVRLGPGSCVGFGAVITAEGGPIEIGESCVIMENAVIRASRRHPTRIGDHVLVGPGAYLTGCSVAERAFLATRSSVFNGARVEAGAAVRINGTLHVNSRLPEGAVVPIGWVAVGDPAEILPPGEHDAIWAIQKGLDFSGTCFGVARLPDGSLDMVEITRRYTAFLQKHSDDRIL, encoded by the coding sequence ATGCTGATCGAGCACCAGGGCAAGGCCCCGAAGGTCCATGCCACGGCCCAGGTCGCCCGGACCGCCGTTCTGAGCGGCGAGGTGCGCCTGGGCCCGGGCAGCTGCGTCGGCTTCGGCGCCGTCATCACCGCCGAGGGCGGCCCGATTGAGATCGGCGAAAGCTGCGTGATCATGGAGAACGCCGTGATTCGGGCCAGCAGGCGCCACCCCACCCGAATCGGCGATCACGTCCTGGTCGGCCCCGGCGCCTATCTGACCGGCTGCAGCGTCGCGGAACGGGCTTTCCTGGCAACCCGCAGCTCCGTCTTCAACGGCGCCCGGGTCGAGGCCGGGGCCGCGGTCCGCATCAACGGCACCTTGCACGTCAACAGCCGACTGCCGGAAGGTGCGGTGGTGCCGATCGGCTGGGTCGCCGTCGGCGATCCGGCCGAGATCCTGCCGCCGGGTGAGCACGACGCCATTTGGGCCATCCAGAAGGGCCTGGATTTCTCCGGCACCTGCTTCGGCGTCGCCCGCCTGCCGGACGGCAGCCTCGACATGGTCGAGATCACCCGGCGCTACACGGCCTTCCTTCAGAAGCACAGCGACGACCGTATTCTCTGA
- a CDS encoding methylated-DNA--[protein]-cysteine S-methyltransferase: MSGTERMTKARSETAPPQQVDLVRAICAHIDAQEGEPTTLAALADQAGISPWHLQRVFKRVMGVSPRDYADARRSERFRAELKSGESVASATYGAGYGSASRVYERAAHHLGMTPASYARGGKGARITYALVDSPLGRLLVATTVKGICFLCLGEDDGELEAEVRAEFPQAEVLERDDEALAPTLEVVLAHIAGDAPHLDLPLDVRATAFQRRVWQELGAIPYGETRSYSEIAEALGVPKGQRAVGRACATNPVSIVIPCHRALREDGHLGGYRWGLSRKRALLRLEAEQSPA; this comes from the coding sequence ATGTCGGGAACGGAGAGGATGACCAAGGCCAGGAGCGAAACCGCCCCGCCGCAGCAAGTCGACCTGGTGCGGGCGATCTGCGCCCACATCGACGCCCAGGAAGGCGAGCCGACGACCCTGGCCGCCCTGGCCGACCAGGCCGGGATCTCGCCCTGGCACCTGCAACGGGTCTTCAAGCGGGTCATGGGCGTCTCGCCGCGCGACTACGCCGACGCCCGGCGCAGCGAGCGCTTCCGTGCCGAGCTCAAGAGCGGCGAGTCGGTCGCCAGTGCCACCTACGGCGCCGGCTACGGCTCGGCCAGCCGGGTTTACGAGCGTGCCGCCCATCACCTCGGCATGACCCCGGCCTCCTACGCCAGGGGCGGCAAGGGCGCGCGCATCACCTACGCCCTGGTCGATTCGCCCCTGGGCCGCCTGCTGGTCGCGACCACGGTCAAGGGTATCTGCTTCCTCTGCCTGGGCGAGGACGACGGCGAGCTGGAAGCCGAGGTCCGGGCGGAGTTCCCCCAGGCCGAGGTTCTGGAGCGCGACGACGAGGCCCTGGCGCCGACCCTGGAGGTCGTGCTCGCCCACATCGCCGGCGACGCGCCGCACCTGGACCTGCCCCTGGACGTTCGGGCCACCGCCTTCCAGCGCCGGGTCTGGCAGGAGCTGGGCGCCATCCCCTACGGCGAGACCCGGAGCTACTCGGAGATCGCCGAGGCCCTGGGCGTGCCCAAGGGACAGCGCGCCGTCGGCCGCGCCTGCGCGACCAACCCGGTGTCGATCGTCATCCCCTGCCACCGGGCCCTGCGCGAGGACGGCCACCTGGGCGGCTACCGTTGGGGCCTGTCGCGCAAGCGGGCGCTGCTGCGCCTGGAGGCCGAGCAGAGCCCGGCCTAG
- a CDS encoding SDR family oxidoreductase, translating to MTEGPVAIVTAAGSGMGAAIAEELAAQGYRLAVLSSSGKGEALAERLGGIGITGSNLEPADLERLVTATLERYGRIDAVANSAGHGPKGELLEISDADWQLGMETYFLNVVRICRLVTPTMEQQGKGAIVNISTYATFEPESFFPTSGAFRASLAAFTKLYADRYGPAGIRMNNILPGFIDSLPEKEIFRSRIPMERYGTVAEIAKTAAFLLSDDAGYITGQNLRVDGGITRSV from the coding sequence ATGACCGAAGGACCCGTCGCCATCGTCACCGCCGCCGGCAGCGGCATGGGCGCCGCCATCGCCGAGGAACTGGCCGCACAAGGCTATCGCCTGGCGGTCCTGTCGTCCTCGGGCAAAGGCGAGGCCCTGGCCGAGCGGCTGGGCGGCATCGGGATCACCGGCTCCAACCTGGAGCCGGCGGACCTGGAGCGCCTGGTGACGGCGACCCTGGAGCGCTATGGCCGCATCGACGCGGTCGCCAACAGCGCCGGGCATGGGCCCAAGGGCGAGCTGCTGGAGATCAGCGACGCCGACTGGCAGCTGGGCATGGAGACCTATTTCCTCAACGTGGTGCGGATCTGCCGCCTCGTGACCCCGACGATGGAACAGCAGGGCAAGGGCGCGATCGTCAACATCTCGACCTATGCGACCTTCGAGCCGGAGTCCTTCTTCCCGACTTCGGGCGCCTTCCGCGCCAGCCTGGCGGCCTTCACCAAGCTCTACGCCGACCGCTACGGCCCCGCCGGCATCCGCATGAACAACATCCTGCCCGGCTTCATCGACAGCCTGCCGGAGAAGGAGATCTTCCGCAGCCGGATCCCCATGGAGCGCTACGGCACGGTCGCCGAGATCGCCAAGACCGCGGCCTTCCTGCTCTCCGACGACGCCGGCTACATCACCGGCCAGAACCTTCGGGTCGATGGCGGAATCACTCGCTCGGTTTGA